Within the Pseudomonas chlororaphis subsp. aurantiaca genome, the region AAAAATTACGCGCTTTCGGCGTCATGGATAACTCCTCGGGCGTGTGTTTTTACTTGTATGACAGAGTGTATCGAACGAAGGAGTTACCCGAACCCGCTCCAACGGTGGTCGAGGTCGCTACATAGTTCGCCTTGAACTTGAGCGTTGCCGTATTGTCTTTCACCGTGGCGACCTGCGGTGCGCTCTCCGACTGACCCAGCGGGATCTTCGCGCCAGTCGCATCGTCGTTGTAGACCTGGATCTGTACGCCGGTTGCCGGAGCAGAACCAATCAGCTTCAGGTTGCCGGTGGCTGGATCAACGTTACCCACCTGGTCAAAATCGACCACGACCTTGGTGGCATCGGTACATTGCGCACCGGACAACACCAACTGGAAGCCCTTGAACGGAGAAGCATCGCCAATGGCCTTGAAGATCGAAGGAGAGATGCGCCCCAGCTCCACGTTGGTGACGTTGTTTTCACCTGGTGCCTTGCCGTTGATATTGCAAGTCACGTCAGTGATGCTGCCAGAGAAGTTAACCACTCCATCAGTGGCATGAGATAACGAAGGGACAAACGCGGCAAGCATCAAGCTGGAAGTTGCCAGGGATAGTAAAGATGTGCGTTTCATGTGATTTCCTTGTTCACGTTGATCGGCAAAGAAAGTGCGATCTAATTTGACCACCCTCCCGGTTCAGCCATGACCAATTCACCTCGGCCATAGCAGCTCCAAGCCTCTCTCATTCAAAGTCTAAGTCGATTATTCGACAACATTAGCAAGCTCCTTGGGCGACCCACGAGGGGGTAGTCAAAGGAAGTCATAGCTTACCGATCAGCCTTCAAATTTGAATTAAGATAGAGCTGAATCAGCCATCAGAGTAATCCTAATAACTCACCCAGAACTTTAAGCTTTACATATGAGACAAGACGGTGTAACTCTTTAAAATGCAGAAGCCGGCCATGCTCCACTAAAATCCTCATAGCCTGCATTTCAACCGTTAAGACATCAACAAATCCGAACCAAGAAAATTAAGGCAGAGAGAACACGCTATGGGAAACATAGTAATAGTCGACGACCACCCACTAATCAGGGTTGCCTTGAAAGTAATACTTCAGCGTAATGGACATTATATTGCTGCCGAAGCCGACAATGGTGTTGAAGCCATTCAACTTGTTCGCACACACAAACCAGATCTAGTAATACTGGATCTTGACTTGCCTCAACTGGACGGGCTTTCCGTACTCACTTACTTCAAAGCAAATAACTTCCTGGTAAAAACCCTGATATTGACTTCCAGCGACCCAAAAAACTTTGCCGTACGGTGTTTACATGAGGGCGCAGCAGGATTCATCTGCAAGGACGAAGCGCTGAATGAGGTGGGTGACGCAGTAAAAGCGCTGTTGTCAGGACATACCTATTTCCCTGAGACCTCCCTAGCGTTTTTACAAAAAAGCCTTTCCGCCAATCAGAGTACCTCTGCCTCTCAGCTCACTAACAGGGAAATCACCACACTGAGATTATTGGCTCAGGGCCTTAACAACAGGGAAATTGCTGACACACTACTGATCAGTTACAAAACGGTTAGCACTTATAAAATAAGGCTCTTGAAGAAGTTCAATACGACCAACCTTCTAGCCCTAGTTGAAATAGCCAGGCAAAAAGGAATCATATAGTTCCTAGCAGAATCCATTCATACATGGACATCTACCCCGTTCAAAGTCAGCATGTTATCGGTTTACGATGCGACACCAAAGTACACTTTCGTCAGAACAGTGAAAGCTAGGCTCTGGACGAAAAGTCGGTAACCGAGGGTCAAGCAAATAAAAATAGACGAGAAGGCGGATTTTAAGGATCTAAATAAGTATCCCGAGCCTGCTTTTAACACAACAGGACCGAGCGCAGCCATTTTTCGTCAGGATGGGGGGCGCCTGTACCTGTTGCTGGAGGTCATCGGTATCAGTATCTCCGCGCAGGACCAGGCCCGGTTGTTCGAGCCAGAGGCAGTCATTACTTCCCTCTCTGCATGTGGCTCAGATGTTTGGGCGGCATTGGGACACCGTTCGGTTGCTGGAACGGCGAGCCTTGCAGGCAGCATTGAGCACTCTGCCGAAGGCGCGACCGCGACGCCCGGTAATGGATGAGTTCGCATTGTTTACACCAGCGTCGTGCTGGATGCCGATACACGGCGAGTACTGTGGACTGGCGAAGACCGCGGCCAGGCCATTCTTCGAAAAGCTGGGAGCAGAGGGTTGCGCTCGAATCGAAGCGGTGACGATGGGCATGAACACCGCTTTTGACCTGGAGGTTCGCCAGCACTTCCCTGCAACTTTTGGGCGTACAGCACAGAAATCACTTTATGGCGGCGAAGGAAGATTATTGCCCCCCCAAAAACCAGCCGAAGCAGGTTCATTTATTTCGAAGATTTCAAAGGTTTTTATCAACAAGACTGAAAAAGCCATGAAGCAGCCATATCAAAAAAGATGCACAACTCATTGATTTTACAGACCATGAAAAATCACATTTTTTGAAAACCCACACAGCGGCACCGCCACCATGCGCCGCGCATACCCGGCGAGCAGGCTCCAGGCCAGGCCCGCGCAAGCCCCGGCGAAAAACCGCGCGATCAAGGTCAGCAGGTAGTTCGACGACCAGGCGGTGATGGAGTTGAACACCAGGAAACCGAAGATCGTCAGCAGCAAGACATTGCGTCGGCGCCACCCTTGGGTGGCGATGGTCAGCGGAATGGCCGCCAGCAGCGAGCCCAGGGCGTAGACCGTGATCATCTGCCCAGCCCCTGGCCGATCTCGGGCAACAAGCCGGCTGGCAAGGTCTCGGTAACGATGCAGATGAAGCCGGTCATCGCCAGCGCCAGCAAGGCGCCGAGGGGTAACCGTGGATGTTCAAGTGTGGTGCTCCACGTCACTCAGCCAGCTCAAGGAAGGGATTGGCGGCGGCATTTCCGCGCCCAGCTTTTACGCGGCTTTCGGCTCGAAGGAAGCCTTGTTCAAGGAAGTGCTGGAGCGCTATCTGGACACCCACGGCCGCGTGACCGAAGGCCTGTTCGATGAACACCTGGCGCCTCGGGACGCCATCGAATCGACGCTGCGACGCTCGGCCAGAATGCAGTGCGAAACCAGCCATCCCCGCGGCTGCCTGATCGCTCTGGGGGTGATGGACATCTGCTCGGTGCAGGACCCGGCGGTCTCTGCCCCGCTGATCGAAACCCGGACCCGCGACAGGGCCGGCCTCGTCGCCTGCATCGAGCGCGGCATGGCCCTGGGCGAGCTGCCTGCGG harbors:
- a CDS encoding response regulator transcription factor; protein product: MGNIVIVDDHPLIRVALKVILQRNGHYIAAEADNGVEAIQLVRTHKPDLVILDLDLPQLDGLSVLTYFKANNFLVKTLILTSSDPKNFAVRCLHEGAAGFICKDEALNEVGDAVKALLSGHTYFPETSLAFLQKSLSANQSTSASQLTNREITTLRLLAQGLNNREIADTLLISYKTVSTYKIRLLKKFNTTNLLALVEIARQKGII
- a CDS encoding fimbrial protein translates to MKRTSLLSLATSSLMLAAFVPSLSHATDGVVNFSGSITDVTCNINGKAPGENNVTNVELGRISPSIFKAIGDASPFKGFQLVLSGAQCTDATKVVVDFDQVGNVDPATGNLKLIGSAPATGVQIQVYNDDATGAKIPLGQSESAPQVATVKDNTATLKFKANYVATSTTVGAGSGNSFVRYTLSYK